In the Dyella humicola genome, CATCAAGCAGCGTCTGATCGCAGTGTCATCGCCGATCGCGCGTGCGTTGATCGGCAAGAGCTCCGGCGACAGCTTCGAGTTCAAGGCGCCCAATGGTGTGAAACGCTACGAAATCATCGGCGTGCGTTACCTGTAAGCGCATAGGCGAGACCATCAAGGCCTCTCTCCAGCAGGAAGGAGGCTTTTTTTTGGGGCCCCTTAATGCCTTTCGCTTACGACTCGCACTTGCAGCCCGCGATCAGCGCGGCGGCTTCTTCAGGCGCATCGAGCGTAGGGCGGTATATCGCCAGCACCTGCAGATCGGCCAGGACGTGCAGAACGATTGGCAACGCGAGAGTGCCGCTAAGTATCGCCAGCATGCCCAGGGCCAGGCCGGCCACGGTTGTCCTGCACACGCCGGCCCAACCTTGATAGAGGTGACCGAGGCCGAAAGCGATCGAGCTCACCAGCCAGGCGAACACGATATTCATGTGCGGACCGCCGTCCAGGTGGCCGCGCAGGTATTGGAGCAAGAAGCCGCGGAACAGGATCTCTTCGCAGATGCCTGCGGTAAGGCTTACAAGTGCCCACCAGTAGCGTTCCCTGGGTGATACCGGTGCAAGAAAGCGTAGCGAGCGCATCGCTCTGCTGTATTTCGGTCGCGCTCGATGGTTGAGCATCGCATGCAGGCCGGGCCATAGGCCTAGCGCAAAGTAAGCGGCGGTGAGGGCGGCGGCGAGCGCGTAGATCCATGGTTGGCGCTCAAACCAGGCTGGTTCACCTGGATTTCTGGGCACGTCCCATAGCCCTGCATGCCCGGAGCAGACGATCACCACGGCTGTAACTAGCAACGTTCCTGCGACGATGCGGCGATAGTGGATCAAACGTCCGTCGGCGCTACTGTGTTGCTTGAGCCGCCGGGTAAAAGGCACATCGACGAAGGGCAGCACAAACACGAGTGCGAAGGCGCAGATATCCTGGGCGAGCCCGAGGTAGGCCTGGGTAGACATTGCCTTTCCTTGAGAGTAAATGTAAATTCACATTTACATATTGTCGTCGGCTTGTCCATAGGTACGTGATGCCCAAGACCCCGCCAGCACTTGAACCCAAACAGCAGCGCAGCCGCGAAACCCTTGAGCGGCTGCTGATGGCGACCATCAAGGTGCTGGATGAGGAGGGTTTGGAGGCCGCGGTCGTGCCGAAGATCGCGGCGCTGGCCGAGGTATCGCCAGCCAGCATCTATCGTCGTTTCGAGGA is a window encoding:
- a CDS encoding CPBP family intramembrane glutamic endopeptidase; the encoded protein is MSTQAYLGLAQDICAFALVFVLPFVDVPFTRRLKQHSSADGRLIHYRRIVAGTLLVTAVVIVCSGHAGLWDVPRNPGEPAWFERQPWIYALAAALTAAYFALGLWPGLHAMLNHRARPKYSRAMRSLRFLAPVSPRERYWWALVSLTAGICEEILFRGFLLQYLRGHLDGGPHMNIVFAWLVSSIAFGLGHLYQGWAGVCRTTVAGLALGMLAILSGTLALPIVLHVLADLQVLAIYRPTLDAPEEAAALIAGCKCES